The window aaattgaaagacaattataatttcattttttttacccTTATAGTAGGTCtaaaacgccaataaattttaaatagatttctGCAATTTAGGTAAATTATGCTGTACTATATTGCAACCTAGAAAATCCACAAATTATTTAGTACTTAACacttaatcttatttttttctgtaagaGTTATTACCAACTTCGTTTTCCATCTTTCTGATCCAGTGATTAACAATCCAATACCACAGCAGGGGTCATAGTGTGAAATACCATTAATTTGGCAAAATCAAGCGGCATTTTGCTACTTTTTTGGCAGATGTTGGTTTAAATCGTTATCACAATAGATTGGGGTACGAGCCGCTTTTTTCTTCTGTCTAATGGCATGGGCAGGACTCCAAGTGATGTCCACAGTAAATTACTTAGATTTAGAGCCGTGTATCAATTTAAATTCGAGTAAATAATTCACGATTTGGAGTTTAAAGACTGTTGTTAAGATTTATAGTTCAAGTTTATAGAGAAGCAAAATGTATTCATATTATGCGGTATCAATTAGTTATACAGCAAATCTTAAATATCATGCCTTCTTATCTTTggcgtatattttttgttagtcttCTAGGTTTATAGTGTTCAAACGAGAcatcgataaaaaaaataacaatacgaATATTTGCCTCGTCTAGGAATCCACTACACGTACGTTTTGCTTACGACAAATTTACGAGCTGCACctcttataaaatgtttatattaaactttattaatatattttaataaacataacattttcttttaaacatttctaaacAAAGTCATAATATTAATGCAAATATACATTAGATAATTCAAGCTCACCAGCGAACGTATTCAAGtgcatttataacaaaataaaacggtTGCAATTACTTTAAAACGCAACCCGGAGCGTTCGAGTTGAATGCAAATATAAAAGGAGAGACCAACCCCTCTCCCAGGGGAGGGggtgaattaaaattataacctGCAGCTTATTTATGTATGGAAATAAGTTTGGGTATAGTCTTATGCTGTCATAATTTATGAGATGAATAGTGGGTTGAAGGCATAATATGAAGTATCGCCTGCGGGACTGCTGTTGTCTTATAAACTAACAGTAAGTAAAATTTAACGTATATCAGTTCAGTATAATGACCATTATAGCAAACGAGCCAAACAGACAGAAAGGCAGATAGATTaatttaacttgtaataaaaataagtattgttaGGTGCTGCCCGTATTTTCAGCACCTTCAAACGCTTTCATTCAATTTTTGCATCTGTAACCCGACCGAACTCAAGGTTGGCTTACTGATAGTTTTTCGTTAACTATGATCCTTAAATGTAGGCATTAATACGTGGaaagtatttgaaattcaaTTCCTCAACTGTGACgtaattttatcttttcaaaTTGAACGATACGAAATCGATAAAACTGTCTGTTATCAAAGAAGCAATTAACTACGACGTATGCATTCCTAGTAATTCGTAATCTAGAACACGATTAACGAATTTCTGAGTAACGATTTAAATTGGCACACTAGTTTCAAATAACGTTCAATGATTTCTTCGAAGAGGGAATGCAGAGATCGTTCTACTAAGTATATAAAAGACAGAGTACTGAATTTAAGAGTTACTAAGAATTTCGATAATGCAAAGCTCTGTAATAATTGTCTGCTTATCCTGTAAGTAGCACATCGTTAGCAATAGCGAATTGCTACAcggaaatatattatgaactttttaattatatcttcttgtacttatttcattaatacttaaaataataatgagtttaatctttgaaaataacttcaaaaatgTCATTAAGCGCCTGTTGCTGTAGTTTAAATACTAAATGGAGGTGAATAGTCCAACAAATTAGTAAAGGGCCTTGTATGTAAGATTCGCAGCGCACGGAAATAATCAAACTTTAGAATTAAAAACATCAATGACTCGCTGGCGAATTTTGGAGATGCccaaaattattacttatactCTGAAATGGTGCATGCTAAGGTTCTCTGCCAATTTGTCTTACTAAAGATAGTACAACGCTTGACGGAAGTAAAGCTAAAGCTTTAGGAacataactattaaaaaaatacatacttatgcgCACTATTTACCATCACTAatagttaaatttaataaacagtGGTTAGATGTGACAcgtcaatttataaaaaaaacaataaggaACATAGAAAACTGACTCATCAAACAAACTAATCGATCCGTCAGTATATTTTCTCCACCTTTTAACAAACCAAACCCctgctaataaaaaaataattgtttccgtTTTATTCCGCCCCTTCCTGTTTCGTTCCCCGTTAACTTGCAGTAATCTAACACGcaatcttttatttctttttcaaaatgtttactaAGGGTTATCCCcgtatttatgatattttggaCAGTAATTAAAGCCTTTTATGAATGGTTACGACTCcatttttcctttttaattgGTAGAAATGTGTTGAAATGGATATTAGTGAGTCATTTTTGGGTTGTGGGGCAAGGAATGTCGTGATTACGTTTGGATTTTACGAGAATGACTTTTGGACAATTACTAAATGTAACTGATGTTATTGCTTCTGTGACGgcttcttattttaaaatatgatttacttGATATTATGCCGATGAAAGTTAGTTTCTAAGCCccctaacattagccagattCAATTTAAGGTGATGTTTAAAGTTGATGATTTGcttttgataaagttttttcGCAGTACAAATCATCACTTGTCACGGTATTGAGAGCAATGATAACCTCTAAATATctctacaaaataaagtaatttaaagatGAAATCACAGAATTTTCATTTATCTAATGccttacctaataaataatccGCAGTAACGACtagaatataattaagaaaCCCCATCGCACTGGTTCTATTTCAAATAATGGGTATATTCAAATCCAATGAAAATTAAACCCCCCTCCAGAAACCACTATTATAAACGGAGCTTATGAAACAGGGTCTATCAGAcgttaagaaaaaaacattattagaaGCACAAGGGGTCATAAATTGCGGCATAATCCAAGCGGATACAACAGGGAACTAATGGTTTGTCTCAAACACAGAgaaagttttaaattagaaCCGAATCGTGAGGATATCGCGCGGAAAATTGACGTGCAGTGGAAAAAAACGGACTGGCGATGGTGAATTAGGGGGttttagaagtatttattaTGGGGGTAAGTGGGGCTGGTGGATggttttttgattttgttttaggGGAAAAGTAGGAATAAAGGTCATTTACTTTACTCAAAGTTGATGCTGAAGatcagcatattttttttttcttggtcAAAATGCATTTTTTGGTAATATTGGGTGCCTCatctttaaaaactaatttaaagaaTGTAATTAGAATTTAAGTAGCTTTAACATCCTTTAACCCACACCATAAAGTTAAGGACTTATATTTCGAAGATCACACAACAAGTAAATATGTCACAatacaataaagttttaaagtaaCCGGAAAACAGGATTTTACATTGTAAATTTAGGAATCGAGAAATCTAGGATTTACTCAATAAAACAACAGAAAGTAGACCAAAAACCtaggtatattttatgtagacaaacactaaaaacaaatactaaacaCACTCAGACTGCCTGCAGAAAGCCTAGCTTCTTATAAAATATCAGCTCCCATCGTTTGAGCTTCGCGATGGGCGCGTCGTGGTCTATCTTCTTACTCCTTTTGTATTTTCTGAAGAACTCACCATCCACCTGTGGAAAcacagataatataataataatcaatttctTTGGGTACTAAATGTTCTAAAAGATTAAACATCAACAACAAATCAAATTTCAATTTTCGACCCACGACATCTTTAAAACGCTGAATGTAAGTTTGTTACATTTCAGTGATATGCTTGTACCGATTCTCAGCGGGAACAGACTACATTAAACTAGACTTAAATTAGTTATACGAAACCTGAATATTTTGAAAAGCAGATCGtagaaacataaaacatttcttttacaaatattttgtagagcTAAGCAAGAAAGCGCTACAAGATTAATCCCAATAGAAAACGTCATCAGTGGTCTCTAATTCACTCGAAAATCTAACCTTAACTCTCTGATCACAGTTGTCCCGTGCTCCAGCAACATCACCAGCAGACTGATCAGGATTGTTCCTCTGCCGAGGGTAGAAGAACCAGCGCTTGGAGCCGAAGCCATCGCTCTTCAGGATCTCGTGGATGCGGTCCTGGCGTTTCTTAGTCGCTAAGTATTTTGATGGATTCCTTCGACTTTTGCTAGCTGAGAAGACGTagtaatttttactttgttttgtttacaggtCAATCTTGTACGGGACGTTTCCTAAGCAGTAAATTAATTTCCATTATAGTTTTCACAAACTTTTCctgtactttgttgtttatatcCGAAATGGGTCCTAAATactaaaagttattaaaaacataatttctttaattgtttgatttttctttgttttaccCGACATTATTTTCCAAATAAGCCACGAAAAAATGATTTCCTACCGAAACAAATTATCTTAAAGAAAACCACTATAATtgctttaaatgaaaaaaaaaattagtattATTGCTGTACTTACGAATAAGATATAAAACTCTGAAGGCATCCAGGAACCCGGGCTCCTTATAATTAAGCTCTCTTGGACGAGTCCCCGAGCGACTGCGACTGCGTGTTCGGGTGCGACTTACACGGGATTGCGACCGCGAACGCGAGTGCGAACGCGACTTCGATCGCGACCGCGAACGCGACCGCGAGCGCGATTGGGAGCGCGATTTTGTTAAACTATCGCTCCTTGAGATAGATCTCTTTACTTGTCTGCTTCTGCGTAGGCGCGGCTTTGATCGACTTCTTCTGGAAGAACTATAAACACAAACAATAGCAGATGTATGGATGGGAATGAACACAGATAAATTTGTTATCGAAGTCAGTGGCGTTCTTTGCTCTGTATACTCTTATAAGCTCTGCGATTAAAACAAACGGTCTACGTGCTACTTGCGTCCAACGTAGCTATCAGCAATGAGATGCGTCGGTACTTTGACATATCGCGTCACATAGCGTCGCATCGTGTTTATTATTTCCTTATGACAAAGGGTAATTAGTTTGACATATTGACCGACAATAATCAAAAGTTTCAGCCAAACTTTATAGTCAAACAGTTTGTTTCGTTCCCTAGAAGTAATCGTGCCTGCCTGTGGACATCATAATGTTTATCCAGATGTGTTTGAATTGGATATAAGACGTATATTTATTAGGAAAAGTATATGAGTCAGTTCACACTTCTGTCGAATACGAATGACAAGGAATTTTTTTAACTTGGGTCCCGACAATATGGAGAATCATTGTAAGTTGGGGTTTCGTGTTCTATCTCACTAGAAAGATACTAATTAACACTTAAACTGTTCACCTTCCTCTATCCTCGTTCAAAGGTCCAAGTCCATAGTACTCGCCAAAACCATCTCCATGGTCAGGGTATTCTGCTTCAGGTGGTCGCATCGGCGGGTACGCAGCAGGGTACGGGTAACCATAGCCTTCCATCcactaacatacaaaatatgttcttctatacaaaaattaccaataattttagaaaattttcGCCTGGCCGCTGTCACTGTCaaattttgtcttttttgttgGGTTTATTGCATGGAGGCTGGTGAGAATTGAACAAGAAGAATCAATGACGCGAATggattttagtaaattaaaagaTACCTAAGTTAGTGATATAAAAACACACTTTTTAGTAAGAACATATTGTGCGTACCAGATTTTCCATCCTTGCCtatattctattaaattatttgactcGCAATTTcgttgaaaaaatattggaaaaagtTTCCCCTCCATTTCAAAACCCTTTTGACTAAAAAAAACACTCCAAAAAGTCATTAAGCCCATGAATGCGATATCGAACTTGAAAAATTTCTAAAGCATTATTATCGCGACGACTTACGACATTTACAGAGTTTCAAATCGATTGTAATCGAATAAAAAAGTTCTCGAGTAACTTATCGATTTGGAAAGAAAGAACAATTAAAGAAGTAAGATAAATTAGGAATCGATGAATGCTTAATGGTTCCGTCCATTAGAGGGTTTTGAGTTGGTGGAAcagttttttaaaaagaaaaaatttaACTACTCTCCTTTAAAGTTTGAGGAAAGGCACGGATGTAGAGAGAAGTGTGATGGTACTGGGTAATGACCTAGAATTCCTTACGATGCTCCAGAATGATTTATGTGTCTGGAAGACGGGAGAGGCTCGTAGCTTAATGGCTCCAAAGCCGTTCTAACTAATGAAATAGCTCCGTGCGGTCAGTCTAACCATATTTTGGCTTTAAGGCTTTAGCAGATAGGTGCGAGATATTGTGAGGAATTTACTCAATCGATATTGCGATAGTCTAGGCCTGAGGATTTCTTGATTGGAAACTATGCGGGAACGTACTTTAGGTAACTGTTGTTCAAGTGGAAATCATTTGGATTGTGTTACGTTACGAAATTGAAGATGTGCACAAACTCAACAAATAGCCAACATTTATCATAAGTCTAATTATCATAAGCCTTAAATGGTTCGTAGTTTCATTTAGTtgaacttataattataataattttgcacATCACCAAACACCATATTTTTCCTATGATTATTTTCTCTTATGAAGctagacatttttatattctttattaaaacgCTTTCAATTTTTAATTCTATGTGTCCAAAAAATTATTCATTgcttatcgactgttatcataattcACAACTACTGGGACCGACTTATTACGTTTCCTTCAAAGCACAACCGTCTATGGAATGTGCGCACCAAGGCTGCTTAAAAAAGGATAGCTCTTTTTCGTCATCAGACTAAAATTTTTAGCCCATGTTGGTTCAGGTTCAATGACCTGTGTCCAGTCTCTTCTAGACTCCCAACTTCTCTGCTCCACTGAAGGCAGTACAGTGTTCTTTAACTTTGCTGTGAGCAGCGGTCTATTCTtcacttactttttaatattccGCAAGTTTTCAGCTCATTTAGATTTTATACTAAGTGTAGTTTGTTATAACCGTTCGACTTTGGCTAGTGGTTTGAAAGCAGCGAAGGATTTTGTTGGCAGAATTGGTAATTGGGGTTCGAATGATGAGGGAGTTAAAGTGTTAGTTGTGAAATGTAGAAGTTGATATTTTGATTTCTAAATTCAGATTAGTTATGCGATGCGATTTGAATAGCGCGGTTGTTGAACGAAGTGTAGTTGTGAAGTTGttcttttgtaaacaaaaatgaaattagtCGAAGTTATTGATAAAGTTATATCAGATAATATTTTACCAAATAtatgctgtcactttatctaacAGATAGGGTTTCTGAGACTTCTTCCCAAACTGTGTAACTGGGCCCTTAGTAATGTGCATGATCTGCGTATCCgtgatcaaaatattatttattttcttaataaattagtatGCGACTGTAGAAAAATGTAGTACGCATTTTTAAAGTAATGCAATGAGCAATCGGCAACAACATACTATTCTTACGTAATAACTTTTATTAGctacagtaaaattattatttttatttgtaaactcaACTGAAACTACAACTCATTCGATACAAATTAAACTTATAACGCTCTAAATACACTAACGGTATGAAATCAAATGGGAATGTAAGAGAAATTGTATAAAGCACAAGCTTTAGATTCACATCAATCAAGAAACTTAAACCAGTgtttcaaaaaacataatttacttcAACActggtacaaataaataactatctTTTTATATCTTCGAAATGTAAGCAGGTTTTTAAATCATCATACTTGATTTTTTCACTGAGTTTCTCTTACACTGATCTTTTTTAACCTGAATGGAAGCCCAAAAATGTGTTACTACTCGATCGAAAGCGGTCAATACagacaaattaaataaagactTTCAAGCTTGCTCTCCATTTAATTTTGAACCGACCTGCGGAAAAgcataaaaattacaaacatacaaaatttttaaagtaaataagccGCGAAATTTCCAACGTCGCTCACTTTCAGTCAAAGCttcgtagtttttttttaagtacagtAAAAAACTCAAATCGTACTAATTAACTGAAAATACTACCTGTCAGCGGTAACCTAGTTCTGG of the Anticarsia gemmatalis isolate Benzon Research Colony breed Stoneville strain chromosome 3, ilAntGemm2 primary, whole genome shotgun sequence genome contains:
- the LOC142987695 gene encoding uncharacterized protein LOC142987695: MEGYGYPYPAAYPPMRPPEAEYPDHGDGFGEYYGLGPLNEDRGSSSRRSRSKPRLRRSRQVKRSISRSDSLTKSRSQSRSRSRSRSRSKSRSHSRSRSQSRVSRTRTRSRSRSGTRPRELNYKEPGFLDAFRVLYLIPSKSRRNPSKYLATKKRQDRIHEILKSDGFGSKRWFFYPRQRNNPDQSAGDVAGARDNCDQRVKVDGEFFRKYKRSKKIDHDAPIAKLKRWELIFYKKLGFLQAV